The proteins below are encoded in one region of Clostridium pasteurianum DSM 525 = ATCC 6013:
- a CDS encoding L,D-transpeptidase family protein, with protein sequence MEVVNKFVNKYNKITAGIIVCVCTLFTVYFLFSIYFMNHLYFGSKINGVDVSGKTVEEIKSQITSQLNTYSLNIKERGGKNEQIKAGDINLKYQSDEQFNNIKKEQNPLKWPLSFFNKKYTNMTAEISYDKGMLEKRIDNLSALADSNIIEPKEPSFKYVNNSFTIVDEIKGNKIDKNVLLKRIEDAISNQESTIDLESSNCYTNPKYTSKSQEVIKAKDMLNKYVSSKITYNFGNNTEILDGSTINKWLTVDNNFNVVLDESKVKEYVKSFANTYNTVGKTRSFHTSSGNTINVSGGDYGWQININKEVQNLSEAIKGGQTVTKKPSYTTTATSYNSNDIGNTYVEIDMTKQHLWFYKNGSLVANGDVVTGNVSLNHTTPPGIYRLKYKERNATLKGEDYSTPVSFWMPFNGGIGIHDATWRSVFGGQIYKTDGSHGCVNSPYNLAETIFNNINVGTPVVCYY encoded by the coding sequence ATGGAAGTTGTGAATAAATTTGTAAATAAATATAATAAGATTACTGCAGGAATAATAGTTTGTGTTTGTACCTTATTTACTGTATATTTTTTGTTTTCAATATATTTTATGAATCATCTATATTTTGGTTCTAAGATTAATGGTGTTGATGTATCGGGTAAAACAGTAGAAGAAATAAAATCACAGATAACTTCTCAGCTGAATACATATTCTTTGAATATAAAAGAGCGAGGTGGCAAGAATGAACAAATTAAAGCAGGTGATATTAATTTAAAATACCAGTCTGATGAACAATTTAATAATATCAAAAAGGAACAGAATCCTTTAAAATGGCCTTTATCATTTTTTAATAAAAAATATACTAACATGACGGCAGAAATTTCATATGATAAAGGGATGTTAGAAAAAAGGATAGATAATTTATCAGCCCTTGCGGATAGCAATATAATTGAACCCAAAGAACCAAGTTTTAAATATGTGAATAATTCTTTTACAATTGTAGATGAAATTAAAGGTAACAAAATAGATAAAAATGTTTTACTTAAACGTATAGAAGATGCCATATCTAATCAAGAATCAACAATAGATTTAGAGTCTTCTAATTGTTATACAAATCCTAAGTATACTTCAAAGTCTCAAGAAGTTATTAAAGCTAAGGACATGCTTAATAAATATGTATCTTCAAAAATAACATATAATTTTGGAAATAATACAGAAATTTTAGATGGTTCAACAATAAATAAGTGGCTTACAGTTGATAATAATTTTAATGTTGTACTTGATGAGTCAAAAGTAAAAGAATATGTAAAATCCTTTGCTAATACTTATAATACCGTTGGAAAGACAAGGAGTTTTCATACATCATCAGGGAATACTATAAATGTTAGTGGTGGTGATTACGGTTGGCAAATTAACATTAATAAAGAAGTACAAAATTTAAGTGAAGCTATAAAAGGAGGACAAACAGTAACAAAAAAACCGTCATATACTACTACCGCTACATCTTATAACAGTAATGATATTGGAAATACCTATGTAGAAATAGACATGACAAAGCAGCATCTATGGTTTTATAAAAATGGTTCACTGGTGGCCAATGGAGATGTTGTTACAGGTAACGTAAGCCTTAATCATACAACACCTCCGGGTATTTATAGATTGAAATATAAAGAAAGAAATGCTACTTTAAAAGGTGAAGACTACAGTACTCCTGTTAGTTTCTGGATGCCCTTTAATGGAGGAATTGGAATACATGATGCAACTTGGAGAAGTGTATTTGGTGGACAGATATATAAGACGGATGGTTCTCACGGTTGTGTAAATTCACCATACAATTTGGCCGAGACAATATTTAATAATATTAATGTAGGTACTCCTGTTGTGTGCTATTATTAG